The genomic segment GTAGGTAACCCCGCCTACATCATCCAGTAATTTTTTGTCTTGTAGTTCCGCTGTCACGGTTACGAGGTCAACCGGCTCGCCTTTGTTAAAGAGACCAGCCATGGCAGCAAAAATTCGCACATGCGCGGTTTTATAAAAATCATCTGGTTGTAGGATTTCGCTTGCTGTTTCGTACGCGTCTTTGGCGAGAAAGATGGCGCCAAGCACCGACTGCTCTGCCTGTACATTTTGTGGTGGTAGTCTCTCTTCGAACAAAGTCTCACCTTCGATCTCATAAATCGCGTAATCTGTAGTTCAGCTTCCCTATCTCCCCAGCAGTCATTTCGTCTGGCGTATAGAGCGCCTTCCCTATGTTTGACCTACTCATCTCAAATAGGCGGCTCGCTGTCGCTTCTCCAAGGGCAGGTATTAACTCGTAGTAATATTCCGATGTCCATATCGTTGGTTTGTGGTGAAAATGCCTGTACTCAATCAGTCCATACATCTCGTCGTAAACTGCCTTTGAAACCTCGGGATACCCTTTCCTTTCATCTGGTTTCCCTTTCAGAATGTCGTCTATCAACAACACCTCTGCCATCTGAAGACCTTCTCGAATCCGTTGAACATCCGATGATCCAGCGTCATAGCGACTGAACATCTCTTTGAAGCCATTTACGAAATTGAAATAGAGTACCTGAATGCCTTTCTTCACCATGAGATTGTTGGCAACGGCAAAGGCGGCATGTGACTTCCCAGAACCTGACGCGCCAACTAAACCAAGTGAATGACCTTCCTCTTTGTGCCGTATTTCCTCGAAGTCCTTGGCATACGTATAAGCCTTTTGGTACAACTCTAAGTGACGCTGATCTCCAGACCAATCAACAAAATTTCCAAACGTTTTCCGCTGAAAATCTTCTGTGATGTTCGAGGACCGTAAAATCTTTTGAAGCCGTTTCTTGTCCCGACACTCACACTGTTCGTACATTGGTGTACCAGCTATTAGAACCAAATACCCCTCTTGGTCTTTGCACCGTTCACACTCATACACTGGCTTTTGCTTGA from the Brevibacillus brevis genome contains:
- a CDS encoding ATP-binding protein; amino-acid sequence: MEAINNALQEWQQVLDKLKHHQVQQTSSVNEIKQKPVYECERCKDQEGYLVLIAGTPMYEQCECRDKKRLQKILRSSNITEDFQRKTFGNFVDWSGDQRHLELYQKAYTYAKDFEEIRHKEEGHSLGLVGASGSGKSHAAFAVANNLMVKKGIQVLYFNFVNGFKEMFSRYDAGSSDVQRIREGLQMAEVLLIDDILKGKPDERKGYPEVSKAVYDEMYGLIEYRHFHHKPTIWTSEYYYELIPALGEATASRLFEMSRSNIGKALYTPDEMTAGEIGKLNYRLRDL